One window of the Camelus ferus isolate YT-003-E chromosome 12, BCGSAC_Cfer_1.0, whole genome shotgun sequence genome contains the following:
- the CBX7 gene encoding chromobox protein homolog 7 isoform X3, translated as MELSAIGEQVFAVESIRKKRVRKGKVEYLVKWKGWPPKYSTWEPEEHILDPRLVMAYEEKEERDRASGYRKRGPKPKRLLLQESPATDVLQAASEWEPAEQPPEEEADADLAEGPPSWTPTLPPSEVTVTDITANSITVTFREAQAAEGFFRDRSGKF; from the exons ATGGAGCTGTCAGCCATCGGCGAGCAGGTGTTCGCCGTGGAGAGCATCCGGAAGAAGCGCGTGCGGAAG gGTAAAGTCGAATATCTGGTGAAGTGGAAAGGATGGCCTCCAAA GTACAGCACGTGGGAGCCGGAGGAGCACATCCTGGACCCCCGCCTGGTCATGGCCTATGAGGAGAA ggaggagagagaccgAGCGTCGGGGTATAGGAAGAGAGGTCCGAAACCCAAGCGGCTTCTGCTGCAG GAGTCACCGGCCACGGACGTCCTGCAGGCGGCCAGCGAGTGGGAGCCTGCTGAGCAGCCCCCCGAAGAGGAGG CAGATGCAGATCTGGCCGAGGGGCCCCCTTCCTGGACACCCACGCTCCCCCCAAGTGAAGTGACAGTGACCGATATCACGGCCAACTCCATCACCGTCACCTTCCGCGAGGCCCAGGCAGCCGAGGGCTTCTTCCGAGACCGCAGCGGGAAGTTCTGA
- the CBX7 gene encoding chromobox protein homolog 7 isoform X2 translates to MELSAIGEQVFAVESIRKKRVRKGKVEYLVKWKGWPPKYSTWEPEEHILDPRLVMAYEEKEERDRASGYRKRGPKPKRLLLQRLYSMDLRSSHKAKGKEKLCFSLTRPLGSGSPEGVVKAGAPELVDKGPLVPTLPFPLRKPRKAHKYLRLSRKKFPPRGPNLESHSHRRELFPQESPATDVLQAASEWEPAEQPPEEEDADLAEGPPSWTPTLPPSEVTVTDITANSITVTFREAQAAEGFFRDRSGKF, encoded by the exons ATGGAGCTGTCAGCCATCGGCGAGCAGGTGTTCGCCGTGGAGAGCATCCGGAAGAAGCGCGTGCGGAAG gGTAAAGTCGAATATCTGGTGAAGTGGAAAGGATGGCCTCCAAA GTACAGCACGTGGGAGCCGGAGGAGCACATCCTGGACCCCCGCCTGGTCATGGCCTATGAGGAGAA ggaggagagagaccgAGCGTCGGGGTATAGGAAGAGAGGTCCGAAACCCAAGCGGCTTCTGCTGCAG CGGCTGTACAGCATGGACCTGCGGAGCTCCCACAAGGCCAAGGGCAAGGAGAAGCTCTGCTTCTCCCTGACGCGCCCACTCGGCAGCGGGAGCCCCGAGGGGGTGGTCAAGGCGGGGGCGCCCGAGCTGGTGGACAAGGGCCCCTTGGTGCCCACCTTGCCCTTCCCGCTCCGCAAGCCCCGCAAGGCCCACAAGTACCTGCGGCTCTCACGCAAGAAGTTCCCGCCCCGCGGGCCCAACCTGGAGAGTCACAGCCATCGACGGGAGCTCTTCCCTCAGGAGTCACCGGCCACGGACGTCCTGCAGGCGGCCAGCGAGTGGGAGCCTGCTGAGCAGCCCCCCGAAGAGGAGG ATGCAGATCTGGCCGAGGGGCCCCCTTCCTGGACACCCACGCTCCCCCCAAGTGAAGTGACAGTGACCGATATCACGGCCAACTCCATCACCGTCACCTTCCGCGAGGCCCAGGCAGCCGAGGGCTTCTTCCGAGACCGCAGCGGGAAGTTCTGA
- the CBX7 gene encoding chromobox protein homolog 7 isoform X1 translates to MELSAIGEQVFAVESIRKKRVRKGKVEYLVKWKGWPPKYSTWEPEEHILDPRLVMAYEEKEERDRASGYRKRGPKPKRLLLQRLYSMDLRSSHKAKGKEKLCFSLTRPLGSGSPEGVVKAGAPELVDKGPLVPTLPFPLRKPRKAHKYLRLSRKKFPPRGPNLESHSHRRELFPQESPATDVLQAASEWEPAEQPPEEEADADLAEGPPSWTPTLPPSEVTVTDITANSITVTFREAQAAEGFFRDRSGKF, encoded by the exons ATGGAGCTGTCAGCCATCGGCGAGCAGGTGTTCGCCGTGGAGAGCATCCGGAAGAAGCGCGTGCGGAAG gGTAAAGTCGAATATCTGGTGAAGTGGAAAGGATGGCCTCCAAA GTACAGCACGTGGGAGCCGGAGGAGCACATCCTGGACCCCCGCCTGGTCATGGCCTATGAGGAGAA ggaggagagagaccgAGCGTCGGGGTATAGGAAGAGAGGTCCGAAACCCAAGCGGCTTCTGCTGCAG CGGCTGTACAGCATGGACCTGCGGAGCTCCCACAAGGCCAAGGGCAAGGAGAAGCTCTGCTTCTCCCTGACGCGCCCACTCGGCAGCGGGAGCCCCGAGGGGGTGGTCAAGGCGGGGGCGCCCGAGCTGGTGGACAAGGGCCCCTTGGTGCCCACCTTGCCCTTCCCGCTCCGCAAGCCCCGCAAGGCCCACAAGTACCTGCGGCTCTCACGCAAGAAGTTCCCGCCCCGCGGGCCCAACCTGGAGAGTCACAGCCATCGACGGGAGCTCTTCCCTCAGGAGTCACCGGCCACGGACGTCCTGCAGGCGGCCAGCGAGTGGGAGCCTGCTGAGCAGCCCCCCGAAGAGGAGG CAGATGCAGATCTGGCCGAGGGGCCCCCTTCCTGGACACCCACGCTCCCCCCAAGTGAAGTGACAGTGACCGATATCACGGCCAACTCCATCACCGTCACCTTCCGCGAGGCCCAGGCAGCCGAGGGCTTCTTCCGAGACCGCAGCGGGAAGTTCTGA